The genomic interval GGAGAGCGGCGTGCGCGGGTTCGATGTGGCATCGTGGAATGCGCTTGCCGCGCCTGCCCGCACGCCCCAGGCCGTGATTGCATTGCTCAATCGCGAGGTGAACAAGGCGTTGGAAAATGCAGACTTGCGTAAGCAGTTGGCCGATCTCAGCGTGAGCCCCGCCGGTGGTAGCGCTGCGCAATTGCGCGATCTGCTGGCATCAGAAATCCGGCGCTGGTCCGAAGTCATCGCGCGTGCCAATGTGCCGCGCTTGTAGGCCTAAACCGCACATAAAAAAAGCCCCGGTACCAAAGCGCCGAGGCTTTTGCGTCTACGGTTAGCGCAGATTACATTTGCTGGATGCCCGACAGCACCCAACCGCCTGCGCCTTGCAGGGGTTTGGTCAGATGCCAGACTTCGTCGAATGGCTCGGCAGGGGCGTTGCCTTCGGCCTTGATCTGGCCAGTAAAGCGTACGCTCACGACGTAGTGGTTGCCTTCCTCGGCCACTTCCAGCACGTCGCCGTCGATGCGCTCCACATCGGTGTGTTGCACCGCGCCACCGCGTTCGCTCAGGTCCATCTTCAACTGGGCAAACATTTCCGGCGTGGTGAACTGGCGGATGTCGTCCAGGTTACCGGCGTCGTTGGCGGCTTGCAGGCGGATGAAGTTGACCTTGGCGTTGCGCACAAAACCGGCCACGTCGAAGTCCGCAGGGATAGCCGAGCGCACAGGAACGCTGCCACCGATGCCGGAGCCGATGCTGGAGCCACCAAAAGTGCTGGAAGTGCCGGGCATTTCCACCTTGTAGGCAGGCGCAGCAGGCGAGAGGCTGGTGGGTGCACCGGCTCCTGCGTACTGCATGCCACCCACGGTGCCTGCCTTGGCCGCAGCGCGTTTGCGCATGAAGAAGCCTACCGCCAGCATGATGCCGGCGGCCAGCAAGCCCATCATCAGCATGGAGGCGAGTTCGCCGCCAAAGCCAAAGTGCGATGCCAGCGCGGCCAGGCCCAGGCCTGCGGCGATACCGGCCAGCGGGCCCATCCACGAGCGCTTGGGCGCAGCAGCAGCAGGTGCGGCAGCCGCGGCAGGGTTGGCCGCAGCCGCTTGTGTCGGTGCGGCGGTCGGTGCCTTGTTCGGCGTGGCATCGCGCTGCATGCCCAGGGATTTGCCTGCGCCCATGCGCCGTGCGGCTTCTGCGTCCATGGATACCGTGGACATGCCCAGGGCCATGACCACAGCCAGCAGGGAAAGTATTTTTTTCATGGTGTTCTCCAGCGAAAACGAGTTGATGTGCCCGCGATACTAGGGGCATCAACCATTCTGAAAAAGCAGCTAAATAGAGATATTCATTTCTGAAAAAAAAGAGGTATTTAGGTCTGCGACACTAGCATCTATGGATAACCCCTACGCCACCCGCCTGTGTTTGCCGCTGGATACCGACCTGGTCGGTGCGCTGGCCACCATGGTCGAAGCCATTGGCAGCCCGGACTGGTTCGACACCGTGCTCAATGTGCTGGGCAAGGTGTGCGCCGTGGACTCGGGCGGTGCCATGCTGTTCCACCGGCACCAGCAGCCGCGCCGCATTCTGCACCGCTTCAACCCGCAAGAGCGCAGCCTGCCGGAAGATGCGTTTTTGTCCGGCCCCTACGTGTTGGATCCGAACTACCAGCTGTTTTTGCAGGGCTGCCCCAGCGGCGTGTACTGGCTGCGCGACATTGCGCCGGACGATTTTTACGACTCCGAGTACTACCGGGTGTTTTATTCGCAGATCGGCCTGTCGGACTCGGTGGACCTGCTGTGGCGCATCAACGAAGACACGGCGCTGAACATCTTCATCGAGCGCAGCATCCGCCACACCCCGTTCCAGGCCACCGATTTGCTGGCGATCCGCACGCTGGCACCTATCGTGATAGCGGCCACCGCCAAGCACCACGCCCTGACGGCAGCCGCCGCCGAGCGCCACAGCGACCGGCTGACGCACCGCAAAGTGCAGAGCACGGTGGAGAACTTCGCCAGCTCGCTGCTCACCCAGCGCCAGCGCCAGGTGCTGTTCTACATGATCAGTGGCTACTCGTCGGCGCTGACGGCCCAGCGGCTCAAGACTACCGAGGGCACCATCAAGATCCACCGCAAGAACATCCACCGCAAGCTGGATATCGGCTCGCAGGCGGAGCTGTTCTCGCTGTTCATCCAGTGCATCCCGTTTGCCGAGCCCGATGGGGCAGTGGACCCGCTGGCGGTGTACCAGAGCGCGCCCTCCACCAGCCGTTGCAAGACGCTGCTGGAGGCCGGGCCTGCCGCGGGCTGATTACTTGCCGTACACGTCGAAATCGAAATATTTGTCGGCGATCTTTTTGTAAGTGCCGTTGGCGTGCACGGCTTTGAGCGCGGTGTTGAAATCGGCTTTGAGCTGGGTGTCTTGTTTGCGCATGGCCACCCCGGTGCCGTAGCCCAGCACGGCCGGGTCTTTCAGTTCATAGGTGGCAAATTCAAACGGCTTGCCTTCGGGCTTGGCCAGAAAACCCATCTTCATTTCCACCAGGTTGCCGATGATGGCATCGAGCCGGCCCGAGGCGATGTCCAGGTACGAGTCTTGGGTCGACTCGTAGCGCTGCACGGTGGCCCCGGCCTTGGCGTAGTATTTTTCGGCGTAGTCGGCTTCGGTGGAGCCCTTGAGCACGCCCACCTTCTTGCCCTTGAGGGCGGCGGGCGAGCCGTCCAGGCCGCTGCCGTGCTTGATGATCACGCGGTAGGGGATGTCGGTGATCTTGTCGCTGAAGGCCACGGTTTTGCGGCGGTCGTCGGTCACCGTCATGCCCGACATGATCATCTCGAACTTGCGGGCCGGCAGGGACGGCACCAGCGCATCCCAGGGCGACTCCACGAACACGCAGCGGCGCTTCATCTCGGCGCAGATGGCGTGGCCCAGGTCGATCTCGAAGCCTACCAGCTTGCCGTCCGGGGCTTTGTACTCAAAGGGCTCGTAGGTGGCATCGGTGCCGATGCGCAGGTCTTTGGTGTCGGCTGCCTGGGCCGACAGGCCCAGCGATAGGCAGACGAGAGCAAGTAGAGAGTTCAGTTTCATGGGGGATTCCTGCAAGGTTGGATGCCAAAAGGGGGGGGGGGAACGCGGCGCAAGAATACGGCGATTTTGCGGGTGCTGAACGGGCTCTATCCCCAAAGGGATAGCCCCATTTTTAGGGGCTTGGCCGCGGGGCTCGGCGGCCTATCCCTGTGGGTGTAGGGGCGGTGCCGAAGCCGGT from Comamonadaceae bacterium OS-1 carries:
- the argT gene encoding lysine/arginine/ornithine-binding periplasmic protein — protein: MKLNSLLALVCLSLGLSAQAADTKDLRIGTDATYEPFEYKAPDGKLVGFEIDLGHAICAEMKRRCVFVESPWDALVPSLPARKFEMIMSGMTVTDDRRKTVAFSDKITDIPYRVIIKHGSGLDGSPAALKGKKVGVLKGSTEADYAEKYYAKAGATVQRYESTQDSYLDIASGRLDAIIGNLVEMKMGFLAKPEGKPFEFATYELKDPAVLGYGTGVAMRKQDTQLKADFNTALKAVHANGTYKKIADKYFDFDVYGK